Proteins encoded by one window of Salmonirosea aquatica:
- a CDS encoding lysophospholipid acyltransferase family protein yields the protein MAKPYTSYFIRLLNTLSRLSWKNTFRISSALNFILFRVVGYRKKVILQNLSNSFPAKTEPEIQSTAHRFYRHFTDLILETIKCRSCPPEDILERIQGDISLVDRLFAENKNILFLMGHRGNWEMANLYASLRFDHQCLVVYRPLKDSIFDQWFLRLRTRFGSRLVPMDDIAAELRQPRDRPYVVVLANDQSPQPDSAYWTPFLHQDTCFFRGAEILARRNDLTVLYADFSRDTARRGYYHVEISLVTDACKSLGKNEILEKQIRMLEADINAQPFNWLWSHRRWKHRRPGLRPIS from the coding sequence ATGGCAAAACCATACACCTCGTACTTCATCCGATTGCTGAATACCCTGTCGCGGCTTTCCTGGAAGAACACGTTCCGCATTTCTTCGGCTCTTAATTTTATATTATTCAGGGTGGTAGGGTACCGAAAAAAAGTGATCCTGCAAAACCTCAGCAACAGTTTTCCTGCCAAAACGGAACCTGAGATTCAAAGCACGGCCCACCGCTTCTACCGACATTTCACGGACCTGATCCTCGAAACCATCAAATGCCGTAGCTGTCCCCCTGAGGATATTCTGGAACGGATTCAGGGCGATATCAGCCTGGTAGACCGCCTGTTCGCCGAGAATAAGAATATTCTGTTTCTGATGGGCCACCGGGGCAATTGGGAAATGGCTAACCTGTATGCCTCCCTTCGCTTCGACCACCAATGTCTGGTCGTGTACCGGCCGTTGAAGGATTCAATCTTTGACCAGTGGTTTTTGCGCCTCCGCACCCGCTTTGGTTCCCGGCTTGTGCCGATGGACGACATAGCCGCCGAACTCAGGCAACCCCGCGACCGCCCCTATGTGGTAGTGCTGGCCAATGACCAATCCCCGCAGCCCGATTCGGCCTACTGGACACCTTTTCTGCACCAGGACACGTGCTTTTTTCGAGGCGCCGAGATCCTGGCCCGACGGAACGACCTGACGGTACTTTACGCCGATTTCAGCCGGGATACCGCGCGGCGCGGGTACTATCACGTAGAGATTTCGCTGGTGACCGATGCCTGCAAATCGCTGGGCAAAAATGAAATTCTGGAAAAGCAAATCCGCATGCTCGAGGCTGACATTAACGCTCAGCCCTTTAACTGGCTGTGGAGCCACCGCCGCTGGAAGCATCGCCGGCCCGGGCTGCGTCCCATTTCCTAG
- a CDS encoding MFS transporter: MESLTTKPEKNTVSLVLFFLHNFFISIGTILVYVCATVLLLQNNPDLSLPLAYFLAAGGCMLAGKVYEHYEHHLALKKLIQNLMLVIVGLVILLSAGLHVLPPLVIAVALMVGYRTIYLLTSLEFWGLSALVFDVRQSRRIFGIIGSGDLPAKAIGALLAVLIHSSYSLYILLWVASGAFLLAYLMQSLTFRYTNVPDHHAVKRRISTTTHPALIDRLFGGSWLVFYLCMGLVFVSAAAIFIEYSFFFNVKHKYHDQDDVMQYIGYLLSLAFGAATLIKLLLSSRVIDRFGLRNVLIFLPLTTIVASLGLYFASFLTTEEVVLLNMFSGLYIFFEITRKTTYDPVFLVMFQPLFLHQRLKAHTLAKGFYEPLGMAITGLITLVAYFSHLHPAAGAFLFIAGFAIIALYFLIKAYGHYLLALKNALSKRFLSENDLVFQHNAESVILKSLGSQTPSDVLFALNWLATHQPDSLGEHYDALLHHPSDAVRQQTLQILARLGTPYDPTELYALAQREEAAANRPLYGLIASRQGTLPENLVHDFIDSDDLSLVQGIVIGGWHNEHLAARARAALRALTESNDLQSQQTALAIIEAVADPSYQPFVLRCLQSGSAVLVEKAISVAAVIPSPQLAEQLYSLTADRAFDKQAVLALLKSGVPGLAWIRKINESGQPHLIHFVAQGCERYRTSQTRQILLELLDSERLRTRTAALRALTRLDTPATSAADMGGYLQQEFDHIYQMLGGMNEAWGAAFESSLTFEINESIRRIFYLMMLQYDSRMVENAMLNVEHTSKEKRANAIEILDNIIPRNEYLALHALLEENTPEQKRTVLTKTVCRQVAPRPLLSYLLEGGVTKFSEWTLVQAIRATPEKQSALLVPYADHPDALLRKTFEEKAVEIDLPYPKNTTMHTHPTTGVVSPLEKVMVLKRSQLFENTPENVLAAIVPIIVEQSCELGEVLFEKGELGTCMYVIYSGTVEIFDGKTKLAQFGANDIFGELALLDAETRSASAVIAEDTLLFRIDQDDFYDLMEERSELLKSVLSILCKRIRRQNDRLRQAERLSA, encoded by the coding sequence TTGGAATCCCTTACCACGAAGCCTGAAAAGAATACCGTCAGCCTGGTACTTTTTTTCCTGCATAATTTTTTCATCAGCATTGGCACCATTCTGGTGTATGTGTGCGCTACGGTGCTCCTGCTGCAAAACAATCCCGACCTCTCGCTGCCCCTGGCCTATTTTCTGGCGGCGGGCGGCTGCATGCTGGCCGGGAAAGTGTACGAGCACTACGAGCATCACCTGGCTCTGAAAAAACTCATCCAGAACCTGATGCTGGTGATCGTAGGCCTGGTGATCTTGCTGTCGGCCGGTCTGCACGTGCTGCCTCCTTTGGTAATAGCGGTAGCACTCATGGTAGGGTACCGGACGATCTATTTGCTGACAAGTCTGGAGTTCTGGGGCCTGTCGGCTCTGGTATTCGACGTGCGGCAGAGCCGCCGTATCTTTGGCATTATCGGTTCCGGCGATTTGCCTGCCAAAGCCATCGGGGCCTTGCTGGCCGTGCTTATCCACTCGTCCTACTCCCTCTACATTCTGCTGTGGGTGGCATCTGGGGCCTTTTTGCTGGCCTACCTCATGCAGTCGCTGACATTCCGCTACACGAATGTACCCGACCACCACGCCGTCAAACGCCGGATTTCCACTACAACCCATCCGGCCCTGATCGATCGGTTGTTCGGGGGTAGCTGGCTGGTGTTCTACCTGTGCATGGGGTTGGTGTTTGTATCGGCGGCGGCCATTTTCATCGAATACAGTTTCTTTTTCAACGTCAAGCACAAGTACCACGACCAAGACGATGTGATGCAGTACATCGGCTACCTGCTCAGCCTGGCGTTCGGAGCGGCCACCCTGATCAAGCTGCTGCTGTCAAGCCGCGTCATCGACCGTTTTGGTTTACGTAATGTTCTGATTTTCCTGCCCCTTACCACGATCGTGGCTTCACTGGGGCTGTACTTCGCTTCGTTTCTTACCACCGAGGAAGTGGTGCTGCTCAATATGTTCAGCGGGTTGTACATTTTTTTCGAAATTACGCGCAAAACCACCTACGATCCGGTTTTTCTGGTCATGTTTCAGCCCCTTTTCCTGCACCAGCGCCTGAAGGCCCACACCCTGGCCAAGGGTTTCTACGAACCGCTGGGCATGGCGATTACGGGGCTTATTACCCTAGTTGCTTACTTCAGCCACCTGCATCCGGCGGCGGGTGCGTTCCTGTTCATTGCGGGGTTTGCCATAATAGCCCTCTATTTTTTAATAAAAGCATACGGGCACTACCTGCTGGCGTTGAAAAACGCCCTCAGCAAACGTTTTCTGAGCGAAAATGATCTGGTATTCCAGCACAATGCCGAGTCGGTAATCCTGAAAAGCCTCGGCAGCCAAACCCCCAGCGATGTACTGTTTGCGCTGAACTGGCTGGCCACCCACCAGCCCGACTCCCTGGGCGAGCACTACGACGCATTGCTGCACCATCCTTCCGACGCGGTCCGCCAACAGACCCTGCAAATCCTGGCGCGACTGGGTACCCCCTACGATCCGACGGAACTCTACGCACTGGCACAACGCGAAGAGGCTGCCGCCAACCGGCCGCTGTACGGGCTCATTGCCAGCCGCCAGGGTACCCTTCCCGAAAACCTGGTGCATGATTTTATCGATTCGGACGACCTCAGTCTGGTCCAGGGAATCGTTATCGGCGGCTGGCACAACGAACACCTGGCCGCCCGGGCCCGGGCGGCCTTGCGTGCACTGACCGAATCGAACGATCTTCAAAGTCAGCAAACGGCCCTCGCCATTATCGAAGCCGTGGCTGATCCGAGCTACCAGCCCTTTGTGCTCCGGTGCTTGCAAAGCGGCTCGGCCGTCCTGGTCGAGAAGGCCATTTCGGTTGCAGCGGTCATTCCCTCACCACAACTCGCGGAGCAACTTTACAGTCTCACCGCTGACCGTGCCTTCGACAAGCAGGCGGTGCTGGCCCTCCTCAAATCGGGGGTACCTGGGCTAGCCTGGATTCGTAAAATCAATGAAAGCGGCCAGCCCCACCTGATTCATTTTGTGGCGCAGGGCTGTGAGCGCTACCGTACTTCCCAAACCCGGCAAATCCTGCTGGAGTTGCTGGACAGTGAACGCCTTCGTACCCGCACCGCCGCCCTGCGCGCGCTGACGCGACTGGATACCCCCGCGACTTCCGCGGCTGACATGGGGGGGTACCTTCAGCAGGAATTCGACCATATTTACCAAATGCTGGGCGGAATGAACGAGGCATGGGGAGCGGCCTTTGAAAGCAGCCTCACGTTTGAAATCAACGAAAGCATCCGACGGATTTTTTACCTGATGATGCTTCAGTACGACAGTAGAATGGTCGAGAACGCCATGCTCAACGTAGAACATACCTCCAAGGAAAAGCGCGCCAATGCCATCGAAATCCTGGATAATATCATTCCCCGCAACGAGTACCTGGCCCTGCACGCCCTGTTGGAAGAAAATACTCCGGAACAAAAACGGACTGTGTTGACCAAAACCGTCTGCCGTCAGGTCGCCCCCCGGCCCCTGCTCAGCTATCTGCTGGAGGGTGGCGTAACCAAGTTCAGTGAATGGACCCTTGTACAAGCCATCCGCGCTACCCCTGAAAAGCAGAGTGCGCTCCTGGTACCTTACGCCGATCACCCCGATGCATTGCTCCGCAAGACTTTTGAAGAGAAAGCCGTTGAAATCGACTTACCTTACCCAAAAAATACGACCATGCATACACATCCTACCACCGGTGTGGTTTCTCCCCTGGAAAAAGTGATGGTGCTGAAACGCAGTCAGCTTTTTGAAAATACCCCCGAAAATGTTCTGGCGGCCATCGTCCCTATTATCGTCGAGCAATCGTGTGAGTTGGGGGAAGTGCTGTTTGAGAAAGGTGAGCTGGGTACCTGCATGTATGTGATCTACTCGGGTACGGTGGAAATCTTCGATGGCAAAACCAAACTGGCCCAGTTTGGTGCCAACGATATTTTTGGCGAACTGGCATTGCTCGACGCCGAAACCCGCTCCGCTTCGGCTGTCATCGCCGAAGATACCCTCCTTTTCCGTATCGACCAGGACGATTTTTATGATTTGATGGAAGAGCGTAGCGAACTACTGAAAAGCGTCCTCAGCATTCTGTGCAAACGCATCCGCCGCCAGAACGATCGCCTGCGCCAGGCCGAACGGCTTTCGGCCTAG
- a CDS encoding M48 family metalloprotease: MKKIASLYIVILGLMASQLAQAQINPNLVQAGIDALMSATITNAQIAEISKEAVKEMDAKNPVAPASDAYTKRLNRIVSRYRTISGIPLNYKVYKVPDVNAFATADGSVRVFQGLMDIMNDKEILAIIGHEIGHVVNHDSHDAAKSALRRSALRNAVAANDGVLGKLSRSELGGLADYMASASFSRQQETDADDFSYAFLKRNGQSVLALATSFEKLDKAGGGKVPQFLSTHPDSKARAARVRARAKQEGVR; this comes from the coding sequence ATGAAAAAAATAGCAAGCCTATATATCGTAATTCTGGGCCTGATGGCATCACAGCTGGCCCAGGCCCAAATTAACCCCAACCTAGTGCAGGCCGGAATCGACGCCCTGATGTCGGCTACCATTACCAATGCCCAGATCGCCGAAATTTCGAAAGAAGCGGTGAAAGAAATGGACGCCAAGAATCCCGTAGCCCCGGCGAGCGACGCTTACACCAAACGGCTGAACCGCATCGTGAGCCGCTACCGTACGATAAGCGGCATCCCCCTGAATTATAAAGTATACAAGGTACCCGATGTGAATGCCTTCGCCACCGCCGACGGCAGTGTCCGGGTGTTCCAGGGTCTAATGGATATTATGAACGACAAGGAGATTCTGGCTATCATCGGCCACGAAATCGGGCATGTGGTCAATCATGACTCACACGATGCGGCCAAGAGCGCACTGCGCCGCTCGGCCCTGCGCAATGCCGTAGCCGCCAACGACGGTGTATTGGGGAAGCTATCCCGTTCCGAACTGGGCGGTCTGGCCGATTACATGGCCAGCGCGTCGTTCAGCCGGCAGCAGGAAACCGACGCCGACGATTTCAGCTACGCCTTCCTGAAGCGGAACGGCCAAAGTGTATTGGCGCTGGCGACGTCATTTGAAAAACTAGACAAAGCCGGTGGTGGCAAGGTACCCCAGTTTCTGTCTACCCACCCCGACAGCAAAGCCCGGGCCGCCCGGGTACGGGCCCGCGCCAAACAGGAGGGTGTACGGTAA
- a CDS encoding DUF4249 domain-containing protein: MILFKWQKCGGTFGWNKLLKIVIFLVGLGTLISCETLVNTIPADKLPQTESQLTLFGFISPQDTVIRIKVGQTRPVFGEPTSGSTDFFVMEGDTLVWVGDALPTASVTISDGQATATLPFQASERLYAIPVSQFPIQAGKTYTLTVTDGTRTAQATCTIPLRQVAVKNYSLDTVITSSFGNRDSTLTLNFTWDDLRGQEDYYRIRAYELFEYSVVRVDTNELFLVESRRSATSYFNWTGTDSRSVFQSDANLDGTTFSSPQGRKKLENPTMYSNLGGSAVKPQRGPESKGIFIQLLHTDVHYYQYHRSVQRSRGDNPFMEPSLVYTNVVGGLGVFAGYNRSVTTIKP, translated from the coding sequence ATGATTTTATTCAAATGGCAAAAATGTGGGGGTACCTTTGGGTGGAATAAGCTGCTGAAAATAGTAATATTTTTGGTGGGGCTGGGTACCTTGATTTCCTGCGAAACCTTGGTCAATACGATTCCTGCCGACAAACTACCCCAAACGGAGTCGCAACTGACCCTTTTCGGCTTTATCTCACCGCAGGATACCGTGATCCGGATCAAAGTGGGGCAGACCCGCCCGGTATTCGGCGAGCCTACTTCCGGAAGTACCGATTTTTTCGTCATGGAGGGCGACACGCTCGTTTGGGTGGGTGATGCGCTGCCTACGGCCAGCGTCACGATAAGCGATGGCCAGGCCACGGCTACCCTCCCCTTCCAGGCTTCCGAGCGGTTGTACGCAATTCCGGTGAGCCAGTTCCCAATTCAGGCGGGAAAAACCTATACCCTCACCGTCACCGATGGTACCCGCACCGCCCAGGCAACCTGCACGATTCCCCTCCGGCAGGTTGCCGTCAAAAACTATTCCCTGGATACGGTCATCACGTCCAGTTTTGGAAACCGTGACTCTACACTCACCCTGAATTTTACATGGGACGATTTGCGGGGTCAGGAGGATTACTACCGGATCAGAGCCTACGAACTGTTTGAATATTCGGTGGTCCGTGTGGACACCAACGAGCTTTTTCTGGTCGAAAGCCGGCGTTCGGCCACCTCGTACTTCAACTGGACCGGTACCGATAGCCGCTCTGTGTTCCAGAGCGACGCCAACCTCGACGGGACAACGTTTTCGTCCCCGCAGGGGCGTAAGAAACTAGAAAATCCAACCATGTACAGCAATTTGGGCGGCAGTGCCGTCAAGCCCCAGCGCGGTCCCGAGAGCAAGGGAATCTTTATCCAGCTGCTCCATACCGATGTCCACTACTACCAGTACCATCGTTCGGTGCAGCGGTCGCGGGGCGACAATCCATTTATGGAGCCTTCGCTGGTCTATACCAATGTGGTAGGCGGTTTGGGGGTTTTCGCGGGCTACAACCGGAGCGTCACCACGATCAAACCCTGA
- a CDS encoding TonB-dependent receptor, producing the protein MRHCFTGLFVLICGWAAAQGTFTVSGFVREAGSQEQLPGVNVYVPGTPYGAVTNTYGFYSLTMPASDTLRLVYSFVGYQKQQKSLQFTKNTEINILLTSINQLEEVTVSARRQEDYVSRSAQMSTIEVPISQIKKVPAFFGEKDVLKVLQLMPGVQKGTEGQTGLYVRGGGPDQNLIILDDAVVYNASHLFGFFSIFNSDALKSVELTKGGFPARYGGRLSSVLDMNMKEGSKEKLHGEGGIGLISSRLTLEGPLVKGKSSFLVSGRRTYIDVLAAPLIASQQKNELNKVKPGYYFYDLNAKVNYDLGKRDKLYLSGYFGRDKFYASEKGPDIDSQNGLDWGNTTATLRWNHLFGQKLFVNTSAIASNFNFGIDSNSKDKNTDGSTGDEFSLRYNSRIRDYGIKTDFDFYPAPTHAIKFGAQATFHRFVPSALAIAGSFLNESIERSVTPINTVETGIYAEDTWQPFNALKMNVGFRLSSFKTETKNYVRPEPRFSAALRLAKDFSLKASYAQMNQYVHLLSNTGLGLPTDLWVPTTDRVAPQQSQQVALGLAKDLDSPALSLTLEGYYKNMNNILNYKEGASFLSLSGENANELSWEDNITAGRGWSYGTEFLVQKKTGRFSGWVGYTLSWTKWKFPELNFGQTFYPRYDRRHDISVVGIYELSPRITLSGTWVYGTGNALTVPVSRYNAYRDNATYLQNQVSWNGTSVNEYGPKNSFRAEPYHRLDFAVQFHKKLKHHERTWEFGIYNAYNRRNPFFYDIGTEDSTDAQGKPVSKSVLKRYSLFPFLPSFSYNFKF; encoded by the coding sequence ATGCGTCATTGCTTTACTGGTCTGTTTGTTTTGATTTGCGGTTGGGCGGCGGCCCAGGGTACCTTTACGGTCAGCGGTTTCGTGCGGGAGGCGGGGAGCCAGGAGCAGCTGCCCGGCGTCAATGTATACGTACCAGGTACCCCCTACGGTGCCGTGACCAACACCTACGGTTTTTACTCGCTCACAATGCCCGCCAGCGACACACTCCGGCTGGTCTATTCGTTTGTAGGGTACCAAAAGCAGCAGAAGAGCCTGCAATTCACCAAAAATACCGAAATCAACATACTGCTCACCAGCATTAACCAGCTCGAAGAAGTGACGGTATCGGCCCGGCGGCAGGAAGACTATGTGAGCCGCTCGGCCCAGATGAGTACCATCGAGGTACCTATCTCTCAAATCAAAAAGGTACCCGCGTTCTTCGGCGAGAAGGACGTGCTGAAAGTACTGCAACTGATGCCCGGCGTGCAGAAAGGTACCGAAGGACAAACGGGCTTGTATGTACGCGGGGGCGGTCCCGACCAGAACCTCATTATCCTGGACGATGCCGTGGTGTACAACGCCAGCCACCTGTTCGGCTTTTTCTCCATTTTCAACAGCGATGCCCTGAAAAGCGTGGAACTCACCAAAGGGGGTTTTCCGGCCCGCTACGGAGGGCGGCTTTCGTCGGTGCTGGACATGAACATGAAGGAGGGCAGCAAGGAGAAACTCCACGGCGAAGGCGGCATAGGCCTCATTTCTTCGCGGCTGACGCTCGAAGGTCCGTTGGTCAAGGGCAAGTCGTCGTTTCTGGTGTCAGGGCGGCGTACCTACATCGACGTACTGGCGGCACCGCTGATTGCTTCCCAGCAAAAAAATGAACTCAACAAGGTGAAGCCGGGCTACTATTTTTATGATCTTAACGCCAAAGTCAACTACGATCTCGGGAAAAGAGACAAGCTCTACCTGAGCGGGTACTTCGGACGGGACAAGTTTTACGCCAGCGAAAAAGGGCCCGACATCGACTCCCAGAACGGCCTCGACTGGGGAAACACGACCGCTACGCTGCGCTGGAATCACCTGTTTGGCCAGAAACTGTTTGTCAATACGTCGGCCATTGCCAGCAATTTCAATTTCGGCATCGATAGCAACAGCAAGGATAAGAACACCGATGGCAGCACCGGCGATGAGTTCAGCCTGCGGTACAATTCCCGCATCCGCGATTACGGCATCAAGACCGACTTTGATTTTTACCCGGCCCCCACCCACGCCATCAAGTTCGGCGCGCAGGCGACTTTCCACCGGTTTGTCCCCTCGGCGCTGGCCATTGCGGGCTCCTTCCTGAATGAGTCCATTGAACGTTCGGTGACGCCGATCAATACCGTCGAGACGGGTATTTACGCCGAGGATACCTGGCAACCGTTCAATGCCCTGAAAATGAACGTGGGATTTCGGCTGAGTTCTTTCAAGACCGAAACCAAAAATTATGTCCGTCCCGAGCCGCGTTTTTCGGCTGCCCTACGCCTGGCGAAGGACTTTTCATTGAAAGCCTCTTACGCCCAGATGAACCAGTACGTGCATCTGCTATCTAACACCGGGCTGGGCTTGCCCACCGACTTATGGGTACCTACCACCGATCGCGTGGCTCCCCAACAGTCACAGCAGGTAGCCTTGGGGCTGGCGAAGGATCTGGACTCGCCCGCGCTTTCCCTGACGCTGGAAGGGTACTACAAGAACATGAACAACATTCTCAATTATAAAGAAGGCGCTTCTTTCCTAAGTCTGAGCGGTGAGAATGCCAATGAGCTGAGTTGGGAGGATAACATCACCGCCGGCCGGGGCTGGTCGTATGGAACGGAATTTCTGGTGCAGAAAAAAACCGGCCGTTTCTCGGGTTGGGTAGGGTACACGCTGTCGTGGACGAAGTGGAAGTTTCCCGAACTCAACTTTGGCCAGACATTCTACCCGCGCTACGACCGCCGCCACGATATTTCAGTAGTAGGGATTTATGAGCTCAGTCCGCGCATCACGCTGTCGGGTACCTGGGTGTATGGTACGGGCAATGCGCTCACGGTACCGGTGTCGCGCTACAACGCCTACCGCGACAATGCCACCTACCTCCAGAATCAAGTGAGCTGGAACGGTACCTCGGTCAACGAGTACGGCCCCAAGAACAGTTTCCGGGCCGAGCCTTACCACCGCCTGGACTTTGCGGTGCAATTCCATAAAAAACTGAAACACCACGAGCGTACCTGGGAGTTTGGGATATATAACGCTTATAACCGACGGAATCCGTTTTTTTATGATATAGGTACAGAAGACAGTACCGACGCGCAGGGAAAACCCGTCAGTAAGTCGGTGCTCAAACGTTACTCGCTGTTTCCGTTTTTACCCTCATTCAGTTATAATTTCAAGTTTTAG
- the ppgK gene encoding polyphosphate--glucose phosphotransferase yields the protein MEVLGIDIGGSGIKGAPVNIETGHLTTERYRLPTPSPSKPALVAEAIKEIVEHFAWQGPVGCGFPTVIDKGIARGHSNMDPEWVGVHIEELFRRATGLPFRVINDADAAGLAEMHLGAGRDKSGLVFVLTLGTGIGSGVFYNGHLLPNFELGRLLYTNGKPIEYFASDAARKRKELSYKKWGKRLDVFLHHVVRLFSPDLIILGGGASKKYHKFQDVLTIDVPILVAETRNEAGIIGAAMAGYSLSSEFRTPTS from the coding sequence ATGGAAGTACTAGGTATTGACATCGGAGGTTCAGGTATCAAAGGTGCCCCGGTCAATATAGAAACAGGCCACCTCACCACCGAACGCTACCGCCTCCCCACGCCTTCTCCCTCGAAACCCGCCCTGGTCGCGGAGGCAATCAAAGAAATCGTGGAGCATTTTGCGTGGCAGGGCCCCGTGGGTTGCGGCTTCCCAACCGTTATCGACAAGGGCATTGCCCGGGGTCATAGCAACATGGACCCCGAGTGGGTGGGGGTACATATCGAAGAACTCTTCCGGCGCGCTACCGGACTACCCTTCCGGGTTATCAACGACGCCGATGCCGCCGGCCTGGCGGAGATGCACCTTGGGGCAGGGCGCGACAAGTCGGGCCTGGTATTCGTACTGACGCTGGGGACGGGAATCGGTTCGGGGGTCTTTTACAACGGCCATCTACTGCCCAATTTCGAGCTGGGCCGTTTGCTCTACACCAATGGCAAGCCGATCGAGTATTTTGCCTCCGACGCCGCCCGTAAGCGCAAGGAGCTCAGCTACAAAAAATGGGGTAAACGGCTGGATGTGTTTCTCCACCATGTTGTGCGTTTATTCTCGCCCGATCTCATAATTCTGGGTGGAGGTGCCAGTAAGAAATACCATAAATTTCAGGATGTACTGACCATCGATGTACCCATCCTGGTGGCCGAAACCCGGAACGAGGCCGGCATTATCGGGGCGGCAATGGCAGGGTACTCGCTCAGTTCGGAGTTCAGGACTCCTACTTCCTAA
- a CDS encoding GntP family permease, with protein MLTLLTILLALALIIVSIIKFDIHPFLALFVGAIIYGLLAGMPGDLILKSISEGFGGVLGSIGLLILLGVMIGTFLEKTGGAFVIAQKILAVIGEKSVMLAMMVTGYILSIPVFGDSAFIMMNPINKSLSFKGKLPYAATTVALTLGISASHSLVPPTPGPIAAAGILDADLGMVIFWGIVVSALALVPCYFFVKYFTRHVNLVPHFAEVESKVQHGKRPSLGQAFLPIIIPLLLIVLASIAKYPTLPFGDNVFTTILLFVGSPVIALLIGAFLSFSLPEKFDAKLLASSGWVGESLLIAAPVILITGAGGVFGKMLQNSGIADLVSANLNAASWGIFLPFLMALALKTAQGSSTVALITTASIVAPLLATLGLDSEAMRVFAVLSIGAGAIAISHANDSFFWAMTQLTGMNIKQGNQTHSLGTLVLSLSAILIIYVLMGVV; from the coding sequence ATGCTCACTCTGTTGACCATCCTGCTGGCCCTCGCGCTTATTATCGTTTCCATCATCAAGTTTGACATCCACCCGTTTCTGGCGCTCTTTGTGGGGGCCATCATCTACGGTTTGCTGGCCGGAATGCCCGGCGATTTGATTCTGAAATCCATTTCGGAGGGTTTTGGCGGGGTGCTGGGGAGCATCGGACTGCTGATTTTGCTGGGGGTGATGATCGGTACCTTCCTGGAAAAAACGGGTGGCGCCTTCGTAATCGCGCAGAAGATCCTGGCCGTCATCGGTGAAAAATCCGTAATGCTGGCCATGATGGTGACGGGGTACATCCTGTCGATTCCGGTGTTTGGCGACAGTGCCTTCATCATGATGAACCCGATCAATAAATCGCTTTCGTTCAAAGGCAAGCTACCCTACGCTGCCACCACGGTGGCCCTCACGCTGGGGATTTCGGCCAGTCACTCGCTGGTACCCCCCACGCCGGGACCGATCGCGGCGGCGGGCATTTTGGATGCCGATCTCGGGATGGTGATTTTCTGGGGCATTGTGGTGAGTGCTCTGGCTTTGGTACCCTGCTACTTCTTCGTGAAATATTTTACCCGCCACGTCAACCTGGTACCCCATTTTGCCGAGGTAGAAAGCAAGGTGCAGCATGGCAAGCGCCCTTCGCTGGGACAGGCCTTCCTACCCATCATCATTCCCCTGCTTTTGATCGTGCTGGCTTCCATTGCCAAGTACCCTACCTTGCCCTTCGGCGATAATGTCTTCACCACCATTCTACTCTTTGTCGGTAGTCCCGTCATCGCGCTGCTGATCGGGGCGTTCCTGTCGTTCAGTCTGCCCGAGAAGTTCGATGCGAAATTACTGGCCTCGTCGGGTTGGGTAGGGGAGTCGTTGCTGATCGCCGCGCCCGTAATCCTGATTACCGGAGCGGGCGGGGTATTTGGTAAAATGCTGCAAAACTCGGGTATCGCCGACCTCGTCAGTGCTAACCTTAATGCCGCTTCCTGGGGTATTTTCCTGCCGTTTTTGATGGCGCTGGCGCTCAAAACCGCGCAGGGCTCGTCCACCGTGGCGCTCATCACCACGGCTTCCATCGTCGCGCCGCTGCTGGCTACCCTCGGTCTCGACAGCGAAGCGATGCGGGTTTTTGCGGTGCTGTCCATCGGTGCCGGTGCCATCGCCATCTCCCACGCCAACGACAGTTTCTTCTGGGCCATGACCCAGCTGACGGGCATGAACATTAAACAAGGGAATCAGACGCACAGCCTGGGTACCCTAGTACTTTCGCTGTCGGCGATTCTGATCATTTATGTGCTGATGGGGGTAGTGTAA
- a CDS encoding DUF4142 domain-containing protein: MKKIAFNVLLAASLFTAVACNETKKEDSTEVAEDQNEAKFDEKMEDDTEFAVAAADGGMMEVQLGELAQKNGSAAAVKDFGKMMVEDHGKANDELKALAQQKNITLPASLSEDKQEMYDDLAKKTGQEFDKAYADHMVKDHKKDIDEFKEEAEDGKNADIKAWAAGKVPVLEMHLQKAQAMQDAVK, from the coding sequence ATGAAAAAGATCGCATTCAATGTACTGCTTGCCGCCTCACTTTTTACAGCTGTGGCTTGTAACGAAACCAAAAAGGAAGATAGCACCGAAGTGGCCGAAGATCAAAACGAGGCTAAGTTTGACGAAAAAATGGAAGACGACACGGAGTTTGCCGTAGCGGCTGCCGATGGGGGTATGATGGAAGTACAGTTGGGCGAACTGGCCCAGAAGAATGGCTCGGCTGCGGCGGTGAAGGATTTTGGCAAAATGATGGTGGAGGACCACGGGAAGGCCAACGATGAGTTAAAGGCGCTGGCTCAACAGAAGAACATTACGTTGCCTGCCTCCCTGAGTGAAGACAAACAGGAAATGTATGACGACTTGGCCAAGAAAACCGGCCAGGAGTTTGACAAAGCATACGCCGATCACATGGTAAAAGACCATAAGAAAGACATCGACGAATTCAAGGAAGAGGCCGAAGACGGTAAGAATGCCGACATCAAGGCCTGGGCGGCCGGTAAGGTACCTGTCCTGGAAATGCACCTACAGAAGGCTCAGGCCATGCAGGATGCCGTGAAGTAA